gaatgcgtgcgggaaaaagattGAACGCGCACACTTGtagaaaaaagttattttcaagaCTGTGTACTAACGGAAAGGAAGCAAAACATGAATTTATCAATGCGATGACACATGCATTTACATAGAATAACTGGAACAGGATAGCTagtcatattttttttcaggtttttgactgaaaatattttcattatcctTGAATCTAAAGGATATGAATATAGCGATTTATAATTTAACGGACGTTATCCTTCGTTTCATATCTACATAACCATATTCAAACTGTCCGATATACATTGtaccttgaaaaaattatatgtcTTATGTCTCAGAGTGGTACAAGTACTAGGATACTTGAATTGATGTCTCAGAGGCGTTATTTTACGACGTTTTAATAGCCAACTTGAATTGACGTCTCAGAGACGTTATTTTACGTCCGAGTGACGTCGAAGACCAATAAAGAACTAATGAAGACGTCTTTGAAACAATACCCTTCTACCTgggatattatactgatctcttgtattttccatgcaaataactgcttagtatgccttcaatcagttcgtataaacttcaattatgttggtcacatattttccgaagagattcgacattgtgataaaatacgtaataacagaaattttcacgtagaacgggcaacatagcgttgatttaaaacccaaaaatgttttgaaaagcgtcataaccctacattttcgtactatacagagtgaaatgtgtcaaatttccatggccaaccgagtgctaaaataaaagtgaatggagtataggtatacACTAATGTTCGTTTATAACCAACCTCAATGGAGCGTCAAAAACGCTATAAGCAAAGTTCGCAATaaagaataaatattattacctataaagaattaattattattttcattctctAAAAATTAGTTCGTTCGCATTCAGAATCAAATAACCTCTCATTGGATATTTAATTCGACCTAATAACTGATGAAGGTATATTAACAACTTTTACGTACCTGTTTGAACCCGGCAACGTCTATTTTGGGCAGAGGTAAAAGTAGCAAACCGTGATGTTTTCAGTTGTTTGAGGTTTATTCTCTAAGCTAATGCTCGATTTTTATGAATAACATATTAGGGAAGTTTATAGAagaaatttgattcaaaatctCTTCATTTAACATTTTTAGTACGCGATTTAGCTAGGCAACCTACTCTCGATATATCAATGTAGTTATGTAGCATATTTTTGTCATCAACATTGAATAATAATAGATGCGGGTTTATATTTCTTATACCGTATGTCGTACTACCAGAATAATTCAATAACGAAGCTATCATAAACTTTTAAccttattcgaaaaaatttgtccATGCTTTTTTAGGAATCGAAACGAAACTTGGTAGTTCTGAAAAAAGCTGATTGTGAAAAACGAATGAAATATGAGTATAACAGACGAGAATTAATCGAAAACAGCCaaaataaaaatgtatgaaGTTAACCTAACTCTTTGACCAAAGCAAAACGGTTGTAGACACCAATATGCATGAAACCAGCGTGGGCTTTTCATGTTCACTAGAATATTTGCATAATAAAATATGGGAACTATTATATGCAATTATATAGATCTTATTAATTCCTGAACAAAAGGAGCGTTGTATAAATCATTTAATTTTTCAGGAGAGTTCATATAACTCAAGGTACTCTGGATTACTTAAATGGTGAATATGAAGTAGAACCAGGTAATGGTGCCTCTAGGAATCAGTACCTCAGGGACCATTGTGTTACAACCTATTTTATTGTGCCTCCAGCGAGACGAAGAAAGGtatttggaaaatttgaattgaatatgACTTACGGCGTTATCCCACCAGAGTTACGCTACAGCGACGCCACAGCGACACGATTTTGTTGCTTAGAAATTGACCTGCCTGTTGCTCGGCAAAAACAAGATGACACGAAGTTTTCTGTACCGTCAGTGGGAATGTAACACTACATGTTCTATACACATAGAAAACATGGGATGAACACGGAAGATACACGCTGGCGACATCGCATCGTTGTCGCGTCGCTGTTGCGTTGCTTTGGTGGGACAAGGCCCTTACTCTATAATCTATAACTTACGATTTGATACGAAATGGAAGTAACCAAATGCATATCAAGGGAGATTCAATTTATTCCGTACTTTCTGGTACACCCTTTATGGATAAGCAGAGCGGctgtgaaaaatcgaatttaaattGGTAATAGCCCCCAAAATCTTAACTTATTAATTTTGAGTTGCGGATTAGTATTGGGAATAACATTGACCCATAGACCAATTACATAGGAGTCTTTGCACTGACTCAAGATTTTTCGAATGTTGTACTGTTGTTCATGTTATTGACTCAATCGAAGAAACTGAGAAAATAATTGCATTAGGTTTGAATGCTGAATCATGTGATTGCAAGCTAGTGAAGCATAACGAAGCAGGATTAATCGAGCAAGTCGAATATCTGTGCGTAGTTTTCTTTCGTAATTAGTTATAGCTGATCATTCAAATCGAAATCGATTTGATCGAAAAGATACTtgcttcaagaattattgaaagaGTCCTTGAAATTCAGAGGCAATCTtttatctggtcacaaaagatctctCACTTTGGTAGTAACATCATGGAAATAAATTCTATAATTACATAAATATAACCTAAAACAGGAGTTCGAAAATGGTTTTTACAGCGTGACGATTACTTTCCTCGCGTTCTGGTTTGGAACTCCAAAATTGAATGCTTAAATTTAAATATTCATATATTCAACGACTAAGATACAAGTTCATGTTTAATGAGTGTTGTTTGTGAAAATTGATCAATAATTGTTACGGAAAAGTACTACTGTTTGAGGTTTTGttcatccgaaattttttcactttctCGGGATCCCAAGAATAACGACCAGGATATAATAGAGATTAGCTGCATAGCCTCATTGTGCTGAGCCTAGACGAGTCTTATCTTGATTAGCGGCGGCGCTTAGAGGGTGCTAGCAGGATCAACtagaaaaagaaagaaagaagataacctagaaaagtatttgaactATAGATATACTCAAATTCGGAACTAACCGTaaacattcaaaattgatacaattatgtttccaatttgtacgattgAACCAAGAACATAAACAACAAAACGGTCAGTGCATAGACATATATGTTATcctcaataccaacctgaattctgcaactcaaaatttttctcaatgGCCCAAGATGTCCATAATTTGTGAAGTGAGTATCTTATGCCCGGTTTCCCGAAGCTTGATCGCAGTCAACGCTTTATTGGCAGATGTCGGTTTGTTTTCGATCGATATTTCAGTTcttatcattcagaatatcattcttggaATCAATTTTTATCTATATAAGTTCATAAGATGCTCAATTGCTACTTCATGGATATATTCAGGAATCAAAACGTTTCAGCGATTTCATTCTGGAAACCGAacaactgtcaaatcgttgatcgagcaatcacaGGTTTGTGAAACCCACTGTTATTCTGTATTATGATTTCGGACGGAACATATCAAAGATGTTCTTTCATCGCCCAGAAGATAGATTCACTGTTTCATTGATTTCATCAAATTAATCTTTAATCGATACTATTAACTGGGTTATAAATTTCGTAGCTTGATGAAAAATGATACTCCTTTGATTGCTGTTATTGATTCCATTGTCTCTTGATGCATTCGATTACGGAGAACTTTTTATAAAAAAGCATCATGAATTGTTATGATACAAAATTCAAACAAACGAGAGTCACATGTTTTTTGCTAGAAATAGCATCAATGACCTAGGAATCAgtacatcgttttttttttaatgtaaaaatcatttatatttcaatattttcaaaattatataattcATAAATATTTTTCCCGAGGTAATATGTGTTTCTTCCCTTTGAGATATTCTTTTGATTATTCAATTAATCGAAAGTATATCTCGAATATATTGTCCTTATAGATGTTGCAAGTTCCAGGAATAATCCACTTTTATGGGGAATACTTTCAGATCAGTTGACTATATTTCTTAACACAACTCTTATTTTGATCTGAATAATATGtcttcatatttcaaatttcaacatttacaTATTCTCGCACATTATACTCTATTCAATGTTATTTGAGAGTTTGCACGTTCATTCATCGTTTTTATAATTCCAATCGTAGTAGTTTACTTGAGGTGTAAAACTTAAAAAAATTAACCTTGAAATTGAACTTTAAAAGTGGGTTATTCAAATTCTGCTTTGTCTTAATCACACTAACTGCTTACTTATCTCAATAACCTGGCACTTCTTATAATATTTCAAGTCACCGTTGAATATTTCTCCATGGTTGCAAAAAAGTAGTTCAACAATTGAAAACAGACTTTCAACGAATTTAGCGTCACTTCTCGTATACTTATTGAGCGTTTCCCATTCTGTTTGTCGCCATTTGAGGTTTTcgttgaattttattatctgcTAATTCTGTCAATTTCTCTCTATTCATTCTTCGTAATAATCATACTATGAGAGTAGTTTTATGAACTACCTGAGTTGTAGCAACTGAATTAGAGTCAGAGAACCACATTTCACAACTTCACAACTTTCACAGCTGaaattctttagggttttcactcccagtcagtgaaacaaaatcgattaaaaaattgaaataatcaattTGCCTCTTCGTAAATTCAATGGACAAACTAGAATTCTAAAGATTTTTAAGAATTTGTccgatgaaggagtctgatgtaaactccgaaacgttacgaagttttatcaaaaagtttttttccatCTGATTTACTCCTAACAAGTTAGGGCAAGAATTCACACAGGAGcgatcgattatttcaattctttaattgagtttgtttcagagactggaagctggaagtgaaaaccctaaagcatttcagaagatgcagagtcctcccagattgaatttcaatcgatatctcatTTCACAAGTTTTTACAACTTGAAGTACATCATTTATATTTCTAGTTTGTGATTTTCTCGAGAAACTTGAATCAGATTAACGTTTTTTAGTGTTGAAATAGAAGTTATTATGATAACAGAAAAACCTCTTTCAATCGCAAAGTGAATCTTGAGGTTGATTGTCTtgtttatcatgaaaaaaaaaatagtatatCATTTAACGAGCGCTAATGTAGGTCATAACTAACGCAGATGAAGTTTGCAGCGCGAGCCGTAGGCGAGTACCTATAACAATGctataaaaattttagtttaaATTTTCGGGCAATAAATTCTGTATGGTACATTAGCAGCTTGTCTTATTTCTGGAGGTGTACATAATACTTCATTttcattatctgaattaattctttccagcaaaatattcacaataattaggtatcaacttaatttcaaaacgtcaaaattattcaagtgaCATTCCCCCACTCAATAACAATAATGGGCTGTTCCCTTCCGGCCAACCGGCTTGTAGAAGAAGCACAGAGCCACCCTGATATTCGGTTCGTAAATAATTGCAAGAATCTTTTCCGATTTATTATAGTGAGTTATAGTAGTGAGTTATTATAACTCACGTTGTTTGTTTACAAATACTATTAATTGCTCAAAAGCAGTTGaataatgaatatgaatatataatTTAGTAGGAGAAGATAAACAATATAAACATACATGATTCATTAAGGGTGGTGTCCGACCGTACGTCGAAAGTATGCCCTGTATATCATAACTATAGAATTCTTATTACAAACACGTCCTAAAAATAgtgattttaaattttgaaaccttACGGTTTTAGGATATAGTTTTGAGAATAGAAGATTTACTTCCCAGACGCCCAACTAAACATGAGGTCATAAAAAATAGAATTCGGAAAGCAGTTAGAATCATTTCTCTCCAGTATTCATTCCACCTAGGAAAGACTGAGTTTGTGTATAGCTTATGATTTTTCTGCGTTATGAAAATTTCTGTTGTTAGtaaattttgtttaattttgtCCTATCATTGTTATTGCATGAGTTTTCGGTCCGTTAATCCGTTATCATGTCGAATTGAAATACCTTATTGCTCCTAAAGACTGTAGTTTTTAACACTTTAGGGCGAGTTAACAAGAATCAAcgctgaaaaaaattgaatatcatTTGAATTGAACAAAAGAGATATCGAGTGATATGAACCGCTCTTCCAATCATATTCATAGCAACAACGGTTTTATTGCCCTTTTATTCTGCTTATCTAATACTTCCAGGTCGATATAATTAACATGCGTTCAAAAGAATTCGTCGTAAAATAGGCTTTATTATTTAGGCTTTAATTGTTGCTATGTTTACAATTGGCGTTTAGCTTGTAGCACACATTCATGAAATAGAGACATATAAGTGGCATTTACCTGATGTCACATACCTAAGGCATAATTTTCGATATAATAACATTTTTAGAAGAAGTCCTAGCTGATCATTGCAAAAATCCGAAACTCAAACTTGAAGGTTTCGTCAACTCGAAAAGGTTACCACAAAATGTTATATGTAGTTTATAGAACAAGCTGAGCGTTACTCTTGAACACTGTATATCATCTTttcaaattccatagcctaccagatgacaattttttgaaatcacGTTATTAAAGATTTCTTGAAAAGAAAGATTTTACTGGAATTGATTTGACTGTTCGAtcctttcaaaattttcttGTCCTTGAAGGAGGGTTACTCGAATATCATTAAATATTTAAATACCTACCGGTATTGTGTTTGTGTACCgaaatatttgtattttttctACGGTAATTAGATATTGATCAAATAGTTTAAAATAGGCATTCGTTTCTCTTTCAAATCTTTCAATTTCGGAATCTCGGAAAGCTGAAATAAAAACCTTAAGACACAATAACACCtcattcaaaaatttgaatgaGATTTTTCTCCCGCTACTGACTTCCTATTGATATGTggtacaagagcttagggaaaatcCTCAGTGAAAAAAGAACCTTCCTCCCCGTGAGTGTGgtggattgtaagaaatgaaattgttcacgaagtaagctaaaatattttatattgaagggcatctcgcactgaaAAAATTGATCCTTACTccgacaaaaaggaaaatccagtaagtcttctccaagataccagaaacttgtatctgaaataaagagaaaacaaaagcaaaaaaaggtaaaataataaaattagactCAATATGTCacattgacctaaaattgacaacctaATTCAAAATAGATTCGGAAACCGcttgaatgaattattataACCGAAGATCTTCAGATTTAGGTATAGGGTATGTTGGGTGGAAATTTTTGCATCTTATGGTTTAGTGTGATGGTACAGTGTTGTATCTGCAAATATGAACTATTTCTTGTTTAACTACTGTCCTAGTGTCCAACTTTGAAATTCCAAGATAAATATCCTGATTAACTTAGGCACCAAGTGGACCTAGAGAGAATGTTGTGAGAAAGTACTATTTTTAACTCTGTAGCTTTTGTCAGTTAGAACTATTCATTAGTCCATTAGCGATAATCTTCACAACAAATTTGAGACTATTGAATTAATATCTCCAGAACTTTTGGTTTGGGTAGGGAGAAGTTTGAATAAAAAGCATTTAAAAGATTGTGGAGAATCCAAAAATGTATTAACATgttataaataataaatgacACAAGTTGGCTGAACTTTTGGTATAACTAACTATTATCTATTTCAGTACTACAGAAACGAGAATTTTTCGATTGAATATATCTCCGCCATTCATTATGATGCATGAATTGCCTCTAAATTCTCTAGATACTTATAGTTTACTCTTTGAGTACAATATCCTCATTAAAATTGTACCATAATTCATCGTATTCCACTCTTATTCACAGTTGAAACACGGTAATTCATCTGAGGGCAAAAAGATAGGGTGATAATATTCATGCTCCAACCCTTATTTGCATGAGAATTTAAAAAGCATTATTTTGGCTTTCAATTGGTCAAATATAATGGTTCAAAAAACAAGACAATTATCTCAAATTACCATTGAAATGATCTTTCGCTCACATAGAGGTTTTAGCAATTGTTGTGCTAAAGAGAAAATCATAATACTATTGTTTAGTGTGAGTTCTGAATTTTGTGTCAAAAATTCGGTAATAAGAACTGTTTACCACTATGCTAAATAGAGTACTTATTTCAGTACTGAAAATTTAAGATTCACAAATCAGATGCGCGTGCAGATACAGATAATAAAATAGTTGATATGATTGCAATTTATACCCTTGTATAGGCCCcataggcgtagccagggttgagttttggggggggggggggttgaaatgaaatttttctgatttcgacatataaattgagactctttgaaactaatattatgtacctatattatttcgggggggggtttgaacccccaaaaccccccctggctacgcccgtgatAGGCCCCATAATTTTCGTTTAGTATTTGCACTCGTATTTGCATACTCAGTTTTCAGTGGGTATAATAAATAAGAACAAGTTGTAATATCTTGTTTCGAATCTGCGTATATTATTTGCGGATATTAAATTTTTAGTACCTATGCTTTTAGCATAGCGGCAAACTGCTCTAACAAGCTGATTTGTTGCCTCCTAattctatttcattttgaatggaGAAAGGCTTGAAATTATATAAAGATTTGCTTCCGTCTTATCGATAGATTCCCTGGCTAACCCCTGTGACTAACCAAAAAAACCCTCCCCCACCCTCCCCGGTGGATCTATTCCAGCCACTCTTGTTCAACACACTGCAGGTGCGCTCTGCTCTTGGTGCGGCTCAGAGACGTAAACTCAGCTTCAAGAATGTCTCCAATGTCGTCGTGCAACTGCTTCATTCCATCAAATACTCCATGGAGGTGCCATTCTCTAACATGGCTGTGCAACCAGATCCAAAGGGTACCAGCTCACGAAAGGTGAGTATTAATTTCTATGTGGAAATTCTAATTTACAGAACGTTTACGATTCATCGCATCAGAGTTGATTGAGATGAACGATGTTCATCTAAATCATCAGAATTATGAAtccatttttcaattcacaAAAGCTGGTTGGATAATAAACTTAAAAAAAAGGATAATaatgattaaaattattattgcaggaatttggacaaattttaattcattttccTTTTAATAcattgccaacgtttcgaatcagTTGCGATTCTTTCTCAATGCTGGAATGCCAAAATAAACttagaaacaaatgaaaaagcACCCAGAGACGATTCGCCACTCATCTCGTATCTCATCGGATAGaatatcgtcaattttattaaaataatggTCTGAGTAATTCTGGTTttgatttcaattcaattttcttcaggTGTTTTGAAAATGGTTCATGTGTTCTTGACACGACATGAGTAGACAGAATCACCCCCCGGTACGTTCCACAAATCACATTGAGCAACATGGAGATGACACTCAACTCTCCTGtaaaacattatatatatatatgttcgtCACAACATCACATCTCGGGTAAAAATAATAGGATGAAACACAATTATGACAAAAGCAATCtaataaaataaatcaaaacattttgtATATGGTGGATGCCCCCTAGATATACTAAAATGACTATCACAATAAAACACTAAAATGGACAAAGACAAATATCGAGGTTCCTAAAGCTCTCAGTTATTTCCATCATAAAGACACACCATTTTGAGTCTCTGAAACACCAGTATTTCTCAATATAAGACTATCATACACCAAACTGAGATGTTGGACGTCTTCCCCATAATTAACTGTGTTGTTGGACCTTATAAGAATCATTTCACTGATTAGGCGTCTACTGTAGATAGGTTCGTAATCCAGAACTGTGACCTTCGAGAAGAActgattcgaaacgttggcaatgTATTAAAAGGATAATGAATtaaaatttgtccaaattcctgcaataattattttaatgtttatAACATGGACGTCaccaacaataaaaaaaaaagataataatGATGTAGATAATGTACTAAAAGCTAAAACATAATTTGATAGGTTCTAGGTTCCAGTCACCTCCTTATCAATCAGACAGAAAAATATAATCGTTGGGCATGCGAAGGATCTATCAACAGTCAATCGctcatttcattatgaatgcTATGTACACTTTATATTTTGATTTCTTTATCTGATCGATAAGGGGAATGATGTTGAGGTTGGTATCTAGGACCTACCAAATTATTTTTTAGCTTTAAGTTATATAATCTACATTCACTGTTAAGTATGAGAAGAATTTCTTCAGACGCATATCACTCGGTGATATGAATATTAACAAGTGTTATGGTCtcaatcgaactagccaatttttACCATTTCTCGGACCCCGTCAGGAAGTTCGCACCGTCGAAGAAGGGCTGGTCTGCACGTTCTGGAAGGAGCTCTGTATTTTTAGGAATACAATACTCAATAGGTTGTGGAAGTTGAAGTTTATTTGATGACCTCGGTGTTTCGAATGTACCTAGAAACCAAcgatcaaaaataaatattcctgATAATATTGGCCGATCGTAATACGAATATTTTTCCTCTCTAATCCTCACAGACACTGGTTGTACATCATAGGTCCAAATctacaataaaattgaatattgactACAAGTCTCTTGGAATTTTCACATCGAAcccattaaaattttattgaagtCATATGTTGCAACTTGAGTAATTTCTTGTGTAGCTAGAGTGAATTCGCAACCGAATTACGAGGTCTGACCAAATGAGAACGAGACTGCGCGCCTGTGCACCCCTGCACCCCTGGAGGGATGGGGAAAAAACTAGCAGTCCGTTTGGGTTGCCGGAAGTCACTTCTTTTCACATGTCAAAACACGTTTTTGTCACTATTAAGGGGAGCGTCCAGTTCCACATCGTTCGCAACGCACGGATAGCATCGAAAGTAATTTAGAATGCTTTGTATGAAAACTCATATAAGTGCGTCCACTGATACGTATTGTACTGCACGGATGCATCGCTTGATCCATTTAATGCTatccgtgcgttgcgtacgatgcggaactgtggacgcttacctttaCAATACAGTATTTGTTCCGTGGCGGTTTGAATTTGAAACGTACGCGTGTTTTTGTCATGCCAAAAACCATGTGTGACGAAAAACACAAACAACTCAACAATCTCAAATTTCTCGTTAAGGTGACAAAAACTCCGACCGAGTGCTATAAATTGTTGCGAGAAGTTTATGGGGACAATTCTCTATCTCGGGCGCGTGTGGTGTAAGCGCTTCGGTGAGGGCCGAGAAAGCACTAAAGCTGACCACCGCTCAGGTGGTCCTGTCACTGTTTCAACTCTAGAAACTGTGGCCAACATCAACTTTATTGTGAGTGCAGATCGTCGAATGAGCATCCGGATGATAAATATATTGCAGGGGAGCATTTGAatgtaaaataatttttataataaaaCCCTTTTTTCTAACTAGTCTCGTTATTTAATAGCCAGACCTCGTATTACTACATAATAAATCATTGAGGCCTTTTTAAAATATATTAATTACATTACTAATGTATCCATGTTTTATTATTATAAGAATTGTTTGATTTTAGGACGCGGTAAGTGTAATTCTTTTACTCTCACCTAACAGCGTTGAACTCTATCAGCAATATTTTTATGGTGAGTCAATTAACTTGTTTTTTGGCCCCCTGAATCAATTTCTTTGTGATAGCACCAAAACCCCGAATTAGTTTTATACAAGCATTTATTATTTTACTATTGACTGTTTTAATTTTCTCTCATGCGAATAGATAATAGGAATTTGACATGATGAACAAAATTATTCAGATACGTATATAGCTATAGATATAGTTATTCTGTTTTTTCTTCATGAGAATATAGCATATGATTTGATAATCTACATGAAATTCATAGCAGAGTCTATTGATTTTTCTCTCAAGTTTCTGACAGTGAGAGAGTTAGCAACGTCGAAGAAACTAGAATTTCTGGAAGGCTGATTCTGCAATATATGGTTTCTTGTTCTCACTCGAATAGGAACGACATCTCTGCCAGCTGGTAGACGTTGCGTTCACTTCACTAGTGCGCGACACACATAGGTGAAATGATGGATTTGAAATGATTTGCGATAGCTTTATTTTTGTTGCATCTACTTTGAAACacaattgaaaatatgaattgtttGGCAGACATTTTGACCGTTGCTTGATTCCTGTAGAAATTTCAAACCATTTCAGGAATGCTGACAttttaataatatattattcGAATATTCAAGagtaaaataatattaaattcgCAGAATTTAATTCGGTTGTTAGAAGAAGGCAGACGCCGTCAAAATATTACTTTATTCTGACAGGACACTTTCGTGAATGATTGCAAAAAGGTCAACCATTTCAGGAGAGCTGAAAATATATCATATTATTTGGGAATTCAAGGGTCAAACACAAAATTGACAGATAATGATGAAAATTATGATAATCATGGTAAAGATGAAAACGATCATAATAGTGAAAGcaatgagggctaccgcgtgtgaattcgccgctagatgtgctagtgtagcgtgaggtccaaattaataatattaagtttatggtctccatatatctataatacttttattgatattacgtgGTTAATGCTATGAAAGAAGTGAAGCCAAATAATTGTCAGAAAGGGTCTTACACACAtgacgaacaagatattgattaataaccaaatatttatatattcaatttctccaatattatggtctgtgaaatgacaagttcccgtcatcgtagataaacaaatcttgcattagtttgtctatgttcaggacctcactctacaaaggcgccaaatggtgagcaaaaaaacggtagcCCCCATTGCGACTATGGCGATACATAAACTTTTAGCGACACAATAATAAATTGGAAATATTTATTCGAGTTTTCATTTTGATATCTACTCATTGAAACTTTTCTTCGCTGGTTTTCcctttaaaaaactgaaattggTTTTTTGTCGAATACTGATCGACTATGAAAAATCTCATTTTCAATCAAGGAAGAAGAAAGGCAATCTTGATTCTTCTGAGACCATTCATATTGCAAATGTCTCTGTCCATCAGAGAGAATTCTAGAACTTTGAAGCCAAAATTGGttatacctgaactacaactttttaacacAAGGAgacagaggaaaatgaatggcacattacgtTCGTATTTCTTCGAGGAACTCATTATGCCATCAACTTCatt
Above is a window of Coccinella septempunctata chromosome 5, icCocSept1.1, whole genome shotgun sequence DNA encoding:
- the LOC123312776 gene encoding uncharacterized protein LOC123312776 encodes the protein MVFGMTKTRVRFKFKPPRNKYCIVKIWTYDVQPVSVRIREEKYSYYDRPILSGIFIFDRWFLGTFETPRSSNKLQLPQPIEYCIPKNTELLPERADQPFFDGANFLTGSEKW